In a single window of the uncultured Dysgonomonas sp. genome:
- a CDS encoding two-component regulator propeller domain-containing protein, with protein MKRHISLAFTWLIQVLALFAQNSDRFFDQYNFKFITESKGLPYSFVSDIFKDSEGYIWVATHHGIGRYDGYDFLNYDTQSTPIHLKNNFVHKICEDNYKRLWIATEGGIDIIDLNTYSSIELNLSPDSPLKRLMNEYVSTIYKDKQGDLWISGSKDLWCIELNEKGDIKTYYCLKNASASPVHAILDIGWTICAGIDNEVCCVEKRPGNLLKTKILSDSLTSFSEDWRISCMQADGEYLWIGSNRGVFKYNHTEHSLKRYRYSTHRSGMLSQAYITDIKLTDKEHLIVSTLNGLNVYHRDTDTFSFIRQTSEQNGTTINCNAINCLLTDGEIIWLGTETGGINVLSPKRLQTELWPGATSSINIDIPTPVNAVDEDKEGNLWMGMVERGLMKWSKENKACTHYLFSPNDITSISNNTINGILIDSDNYLWAYTWGVGINGLNLNIPNNRTFKRYTREIIPELEGDFINSACEDKINHGIWFGSTRGVHFYDKRKNTFTRVLFDQSDNEFEAIHALLIDRKKRLWVGTTQGVFIVDLPSFARSNKRFDYKYLKYKLDNPESTQLEKINSIMEDKDGTIWLGGNGSGLYQLTSDKNNHFIFKNYTTRHGLPNNTIIGMTEDGQGNLWLATNDGISRLKIQAMTFSNYTQADGLPATQFYQNGIHYSAIHDFIYMATIDGLVIIHPESETLLPADSQVKFSSLAIGGNTIYPSSGNYLETDITSASKIFLHEKDNRFSIGFTTQDYGNSSRIRFAYRLKGYEEEWNETQPGEHLARYTSIPSGNYTLQVRATDELGRWSDKITEIEVDITPYFYKSGWFYLLLIGITCLSVYLLYKRKIRTYREQKIRLERKVKQRTQELAVQNKQLEAMTQHIREITEEKISFFTNITHEFRTPVTLIHGPIEHALKETKDEGVKAQLEIAERNSRYLLSLVNELMDFRKLEMDKVILDKRPEDFVDFLSELLLPFRVFAKERHIDIQTYFRLDNPFLIIDAAYMRKVMVNLISNAIKFTPDNGRISIFIASVKRHDGEKALYINVRDTGHGIVTEDMKKIFDRFYQSKKVQKYPVYGQSSTGIGLFLCWKIVELHSGEIWARNNPDRGASFRILMPLIPAGDIVLTAEEERKTPVNNYRLDISQPIDGGKKETILIVEDNKDMRSYIHMLLKGDYRLFEAEDGEEALHIVQKHTIDLIVCDLMMPVMDGMELSRHIKENLATSHIPVLMLTAVRSELQEKRSFEIGVDEYLCKPFDEEVLRLRIRNILNLRNKYKKMFSASSKVEELHVQEESRDKTFITNAVNLMKENYADPEYNLECFVRDMGYSKTLVNKKMQDLTGQPIGQFMKNYRLNVSQRMLQEGPGDINVSEIAYAVGFNDPKYFTKCFKEFFGYLPSSKLNKK; from the coding sequence ATGAAACGACATATATCACTAGCCTTCACTTGGTTAATACAAGTATTGGCGCTTTTCGCTCAAAACTCCGATCGTTTTTTTGATCAATACAACTTTAAGTTCATAACAGAGAGCAAAGGGCTACCTTACAGTTTCGTTAGTGATATTTTCAAGGATTCGGAAGGATATATCTGGGTTGCAACACATCATGGGATAGGGCGATATGATGGTTATGACTTTTTGAATTACGACACACAATCTACGCCTATACATCTAAAGAACAACTTTGTACACAAAATATGTGAAGACAATTATAAACGACTCTGGATTGCCACCGAAGGAGGGATTGATATTATTGACCTCAATACTTATTCTTCCATCGAACTTAATCTATCCCCCGACAGCCCATTAAAACGACTAATGAATGAATATGTCAGCACGATTTACAAAGACAAACAAGGTGACTTATGGATTTCCGGCAGCAAAGACCTGTGGTGTATAGAACTGAATGAGAAAGGAGATATCAAAACCTATTATTGCCTGAAGAATGCTTCCGCTTCGCCTGTGCATGCTATCCTTGATATAGGATGGACTATCTGCGCAGGTATAGACAATGAAGTATGCTGTGTAGAGAAACGACCAGGCAATCTCCTGAAAACGAAAATACTATCCGACAGCCTGACTTCCTTTAGTGAAGACTGGCGCATTTCATGCATGCAGGCTGACGGTGAATATCTGTGGATTGGTTCGAACCGAGGGGTATTCAAGTATAATCATACAGAACACAGCCTGAAAAGATACCGTTACTCTACACATCGATCCGGCATGTTGAGCCAGGCATATATAACAGACATTAAACTGACCGACAAGGAACACTTGATTGTATCTACACTTAACGGGCTGAATGTCTATCACAGAGATACAGATACTTTCTCGTTCATCCGCCAGACGAGCGAACAAAATGGCACTACGATCAACTGTAATGCTATTAACTGCTTGCTCACGGACGGGGAGATAATCTGGCTGGGCACAGAAACCGGAGGAATCAATGTGCTCTCTCCAAAACGTCTGCAAACCGAGTTATGGCCGGGTGCAACTTCTTCTATAAATATAGATATTCCAACACCCGTAAATGCGGTGGATGAAGATAAGGAGGGTAATCTTTGGATGGGAATGGTAGAGCGTGGGTTAATGAAGTGGAGTAAAGAAAATAAGGCGTGTACACATTATCTTTTTTCACCCAATGATATCACTTCCATCAGCAATAATACGATTAATGGAATCCTGATAGACTCTGACAACTATTTATGGGCATATACCTGGGGAGTCGGTATAAATGGACTGAACCTGAATATTCCAAACAACCGTACCTTCAAGCGCTATACGCGTGAAATCATACCCGAGTTGGAAGGCGATTTCATAAATAGTGCATGTGAAGATAAGATTAATCATGGAATCTGGTTTGGATCCACCCGTGGAGTTCATTTTTACGACAAACGGAAAAACACTTTCACCAGAGTATTATTTGACCAGTCTGATAACGAATTCGAAGCTATACATGCGCTTTTAATCGACCGGAAGAAACGTTTGTGGGTAGGAACAACTCAAGGAGTCTTTATCGTCGACCTGCCATCTTTTGCCAGATCCAATAAACGATTCGATTATAAATATCTGAAGTATAAACTGGACAATCCGGAGTCAACACAACTGGAAAAGATAAACAGTATAATGGAGGACAAAGACGGTACAATCTGGCTGGGTGGTAATGGAAGCGGATTATACCAACTGACAAGTGACAAGAATAATCATTTCATCTTCAAAAATTATACAACAAGACACGGACTACCTAACAATACCATTATCGGTATGACAGAAGACGGACAGGGAAACTTATGGCTGGCAACCAATGACGGAATTTCACGATTGAAAATCCAGGCGATGACGTTCAGTAATTATACTCAAGCCGACGGGTTACCTGCCACTCAGTTCTATCAGAATGGCATCCATTATTCGGCAATACATGATTTTATATACATGGCTACTATAGACGGCCTGGTCATTATCCATCCCGAAAGTGAAACTTTATTACCTGCCGATTCGCAAGTAAAATTCTCATCTCTGGCAATTGGGGGAAACACTATTTATCCATCCAGTGGTAATTATCTCGAGACAGATATAACTTCTGCTTCTAAAATCTTTCTACATGAAAAAGATAATCGTTTCTCCATCGGCTTTACTACACAGGATTATGGGAACAGTAGCCGTATCCGATTCGCATACCGGCTGAAAGGATATGAGGAAGAATGGAACGAAACGCAACCCGGAGAGCATCTGGCACGATATACTTCCATACCTTCCGGAAACTATACATTACAGGTGCGTGCAACAGATGAACTAGGGCGCTGGTCGGATAAGATTACAGAAATAGAAGTCGATATTACTCCTTATTTCTATAAGTCCGGCTGGTTCTATCTGCTACTTATTGGAATCACCTGTCTGTCAGTCTATTTATTGTATAAGAGAAAAATCCGGACTTATCGTGAACAGAAAATACGACTGGAAAGAAAAGTCAAACAACGTACACAAGAACTGGCAGTCCAGAACAAACAGTTGGAAGCTATGACACAACACATAAGGGAGATTACGGAAGAAAAGATATCTTTCTTTACCAATATTACCCATGAGTTCCGTACACCCGTCACGCTTATTCATGGTCCTATCGAACATGCCCTGAAAGAAACGAAAGACGAAGGTGTAAAAGCACAATTGGAGATTGCCGAACGAAACTCCCGCTACTTACTCTCTCTGGTTAATGAACTAATGGACTTCCGAAAGCTGGAAATGGATAAGGTTATATTGGATAAGCGACCAGAGGACTTTGTAGATTTCTTGTCCGAATTACTTCTGCCTTTCAGAGTCTTTGCAAAAGAAAGACATATAGATATACAAACCTACTTTCGTCTGGATAATCCTTTCCTGATTATCGATGCCGCGTATATGCGCAAAGTAATGGTAAATCTGATTTCGAATGCCATTAAATTTACACCGGACAATGGACGTATCAGCATATTTATAGCATCAGTAAAAAGACACGACGGGGAAAAAGCTCTTTATATAAATGTACGCGATACAGGACATGGTATTGTAACAGAAGACATGAAAAAGATATTTGACCGCTTTTATCAATCTAAAAAAGTGCAGAAATACCCTGTTTATGGTCAAAGCAGCACTGGTATCGGGCTTTTCCTTTGCTGGAAAATCGTAGAGCTGCATAGCGGCGAAATATGGGCGCGCAATAATCCGGATCGGGGAGCCTCGTTCCGCATACTGATGCCACTAATTCCTGCGGGAGATATAGTACTAACTGCGGAAGAAGAGCGGAAAACACCGGTAAACAATTACCGGCTGGATATATCGCAACCGATTGACGGGGGTAAGAAAGAAACGATTCTTATTGTAGAAGACAATAAGGATATGCGTTCATATATCCATATGCTACTTAAGGGTGATTATCGTCTGTTCGAGGCCGAAGATGGAGAAGAAGCCTTGCATATTGTACAGAAGCACACCATTGACCTCATTGTTTGCGATCTCATGATGCCTGTAATGGATGGCATGGAACTATCACGGCACATCAAAGAGAATCTGGCGACTTCACATATTCCTGTCCTCATGCTTACAGCAGTCCGTTCGGAACTTCAGGAAAAAAGAAGTTTTGAAATCGGTGTAGATGAATACCTCTGTAAGCCTTTCGATGAAGAGGTACTACGACTCCGTATCCGTAATATTCTCAACTTGAGGAATAAATATAAAAAGATGTTCTCAGCAAGCAGCAAGGTAGAAGAATTACATGTACAGGAAGAATCGAGGGATAAGACTTTTATTACTAACGCCGTGAACCTGATGAAAGAAAATTATGCTGATCCGGAATATAATCTGGAATGTTTTGTACGTGACATGGGATACAGCAAGACATTAGTAAACAAGAAAATGCAGGATTTGACAGGGCAACCTATCGGACAATTCATGAAGAATTACCGGTTAAATGTATCGCAAAGAATGCTACAAGAAGGTCCGGGAGATATAAATGTCTCCGAAATAGCTTATGCAGTAGGATTCAATGATCCAAAATATTTCACAAAATGCTTCAAGGAGTTTTTCGGATATTTGCCAAGTTCTAAACTTAATAAGAAATAG